From the Aspergillus puulaauensis MK2 DNA, chromosome 1, nearly complete sequence genome, the window TTCCATTCCCCAGACACCCTCAGCCACCGCTTCAAAGCGGCAACCATCCGGGCCTcccttcaccatcccaccCACAGCCacacaaccaacagacaaagttccagcagctccaggTCGCGACAACACCGAACAAACCACCCGCGTTTCCTAATGCACGCACCGCACCTGCTTTACGGCTCTGTCTCCCCCGAGACCCTCCAATGGAGCTACAGCCTTGCAGGCACCCTCGGAATCGCGCAGCTCCCGCTCATCGCATCCATCTCTCCAGCCGCGGGTCTCAACGGACGATTCAGCAGGTACGAAATGATGCGCATACAAGGGTCAGTCCGCACACTAGACGGCGCTGCAGCAAGCCAAATCGTCTGGACATTCGAGGAAAACACACTGCAGCGCTCGGGATTACCCCGTGAATTCACATTCGCGATGCTCATCGCAAAGCCGGCACCCGAGAGCCGCGTCCAGCTTGTATTGGAGATTGAGCCAATTCTGCAGTGCTGGTTTGGGTCTTACCCCGGCTGGTGGCTGACGCTGTTACGGAGATATCGCGCCGTTAGGAGGAAACGGGGGGTGGATTTCAGAACGAGTGTCGGGCAGCGGTTTGGTGCGTCCGTTAggacctcttcttcatcgtcttcgaggAGGGGATTCAATTTTGCGAATTTGGTGGCTGGCTTCGATGAGTACGTGTCTTTGTCTGGAAAGAGGACTATGGTAAGTGCGGGTTTGACACTCATACCGGATACCCGCGCGAGACAAATAGTTACATCAGTGATGCTGACCAAGGTCTTAAGATCGCTGCCGGCGGAGATATGCAAGATCAAACAGATGGGCAAATGCCATTCCCACTCCcgaatccaaatccaaatccaaatccaaatccaaatccaaatccaaatccaaatccaaatccaaatccgaACCCAAACCCGTTCCAACCACAAACGCCATGGCCTGGAGACGGACTATGGCCGAGAGAACCTCAAAACTCAATGCCACGCGGGAGAGTTCGATTCGACTTCCAAGCAGCCGATGAGAATGCGGATGTGACGACAACTGCACAGAACAGGAGCTATAACAGTTACGGCACCGGCAAAGAaaacatcaacagcagcagcagtaacagccgcagccgcaacagTGCCCAACGCAGCAAGCCGCGGCGTGAATATTACCAGCCTCGgtagagagggagagagagaataCGTAATATCGAAGACAGGCCGTTCTCATGCGCGCCAAATATCCTGTTATCTACCATATCTGTACATTAACTAGCATGGCCAATGAGCATTGAACATTACGATCTACCCCAGAGATTACGTATCTAATCCCCCTTGCCTAGAAATTCTATCTTATTCGTTTTGTACAACCAAGAACGTGCGTAAAACGTGCAAAAAATGCCCGAAAGTATTTCAAATCATACCAATACCCGTAATTGGCCGGAGGTATTACCGATGCGCAAGGTGGGATACGGGGACATAGATATGGAGATATGGGGATAAGTACGCACACATTCTGGACACACCCATCCATAAGGTATAAAGCAAGGTATGTACATACATTGCAGACCTCTTCAGCCACTAGCCTTCAGTCATCAATCACCACTAGTAGTAAGTAAGTAAATGGCGGGGTGAGTGtactccccatccccatccctaTCCCCACCCCCGTCCCATCATCCATACCTGATCAACCATGCAGACCTGCACAGCCATCCAGAAGCGTCCAGTAGAAGCGTCCAGTGCACCTGCCACAAGGAGTAATACTACGTCCTTACCACTGTCCCGCCCCTCTCCTTGCATGCCGCATAGACATGCTCCGTTACTACTTACACTGTACATACTGACTAACTAGCCAGTGGCTACGCAGTTAACAGACTGACATACCAGCACGAGACAAAACCAcgcaatgcaatgcaatgcagtgCGCATTGCCACATAATCATATCGCCAGTACGGACTCCATAGTCCACGTAATTCGCAAATCCCTAGTCGCTAGTCGTAACCAGACCCAGGCCTGAGAGTAGACTACATTCAACTAAGGGTCTGTGGTCTGTAGGCAGATACTTGGccaaggacaaggagaaaTCCCTCGCAGGGGTGCAGGAGTGCAGGAGTGAATGCAGGGAGTCCAAGagcccaaactccaaacAAAACACGCGGGCGAGACTGAGCCGTGCACCTGCACCTCTGCTAGTGGCAAGTGCCCGGGCATTTCTATTTCTCCTGCTTGCCACGCGTGTTAAACTCTAACCGACATACCGCCCGCCAAATATGAGTGAAAAATATGGGGTATTACTATTAGGAGTATTACTAGCATTAGCATGTGGCGAAGAATGGCATTGTGAAGCGAGGGTTGTCTGATGGCTGGAGAGTGATTGATCTCAAATAAATAGATAGCGGGCTATTCCTTGGTACTACTTCAGTAAGGAGCGAGGTAGAGAGAGGGAGCGAGAGGTACAGGCCTCAGTACAACCGGAAATTGAAGTTAAGCGAGGGAGTGGCCAGTGGTATCCGTGGTTGATGAGTGATGACCCATATACGTAGTACAATAATGGGTCTACGATAGATAAGTGAGATGCATCCACAGTCGCGACAATATCAATCTGACGGCATGGTCGAGTTGAGTCAGCTGCCGGATGTCCACAAGAATGAGGAGAGACTGCGCATCAGGATCGTAATATCGGATACTTTACCCCTTGCATTGGTGAGCAAGGCTGTTACTAATAGAGAGGAGAACAGGTTTGGCCTTGTTACATGCATGGAGACTGCAGAATCTCCTCCTAGCCACCAAAGGGGGGAATGGAACAGTGGTCCCAGATAGATAAAACACTCCAATTTAGTACTCCAGTCTCGAACAACTACCAGGCTGcataagaaaagaaaattaGATAGTAGTCATGCTATTCAGTCGGTATCGAATAATGCCATACAGCTTTAATGCTCTTGGCATGTATACCGGAATAGCAGACAGTAAGAATATGCTCTGTCAAGAGCTAAAACGAAAGAAATCAGATAACCACCCTAAACCGTGCCGTCCGAACCGACCCATTGCTCGTAAACGCATCAAAGTGAAAGAACGAAAGACAAAATGCCCAATAACCCCTCCCTATGTCAGGACACTGagtagaaaagaaagaaagaaaaggctgaACAATCTGTTTTGAGGTTCGTCATGTCGTCGTGGAGAAGTTCGAAATAACCACCAAACTATACCGCCATCGTTCTCTTACGAGAACGCAGTGTATCATCCGGGTAAATAATCAATAGAGTATGCAGGGTCTATTTCCCAAACTGCCGCCCTTACAAAAGACAATGGTATGGGGAATCACGGGGAAGAATGACAAAGGAAAGGCATcagaacaaaaagaaaacggGGGCAATTAGAACGTAAGACGGGCGAATGGGGATAACAACCGGAACCATGCAAATTAAGCGGTTGGAATCAATCAACCaagcaatcaatcaatcaatcatgTCATATCTGCGGCTGAGCAGAAGCCGCGGTTGCCCATGTCGTGACGGGATAGTTCGCGTGGGTGGCAGGCACCGGAGTGTTCAAGTAGTATTGGTGACGCTCGCTTCCAGGATAATACTGGGCCGCCGAAATGGGGTGCGATTCTCGACGGGGAATGCTGGCATCAAAGCTCATCCCACGGTGTTCCAAGGGCGAGTGAGTAGACCCGTCTAGCTGACCTGCTAGACTAAAGCTTGAGCCCCGTGAATACGTGGCCGGCGTCGATGGGTCCATTGGAGAGGTTGCATCGGTGGCAACACTTCGcgaggaaatcgaagaaTTTCGATAGGCCGACTGACTCTGGTCCGATTGGGACCGGGCCCGTTCGTTGATGACTCCTGGAAGAGTCGGAATGCTGGCTGGGATAGAGGAAGGCAGTGCACCTGCGCCGTGACTGAGCGGATCGAAACCAGTGCCATACGAGGCAGGGGCGCGAAGATGGGCATAATCTTCTTGCTTTTGCGGTTGAGGGATATGCGCTGGCGCTGTTGGTGTAGGGAGGTAAGCTTGCTGGTTCGGGCCTGGACCAGTAAGAGGGAATCCGGGAACTGGAGTCGCCTGTGAAGGATGTGTTACCGGCGCGTAAGGGTTCGGATGCATATAGAAGTCTGTATGGGGAGTTGGCATTGGGTATGACGCTGGTGCCATCATCTGAGGACGATAAAAGAACGAATGATTTGGATCGCTCGAGTTTTCGATTCCCACGGGCTCGAGCTCGTCAATTGGGGCTCGGAAGCTTTGTTTCTGGGTCAGCTCTGCTCGGGGTCGAATATACTTGAGTGATTCGACCGTTGATGGTGGCAGCAGATTCGATCGTACCACGTCGTCCACGCTATAGTACGAAACAAGGTGGTGAGTGATGCCAGAGACGGTTACGCTCATTGTCTTCTTTACCAACCCCATATCCTTGAAGCCGTAGGAATCCACCAACGAACCAACCAGGGCTCTCTCGACGTCCGTCTGATGAGACCGCTCTCCGAAACCACCAGCCGTTGGTGACGGAGAGTAGCTGCCACCGTTGGTTTCCTGTCGCGGGTATGGCTCCCCAGGTCTTCCTGTCGGAATAGGGCGCCGggttgtcttcttcatcgcccgcttcttctcgcctGGAGGGAACggcttctccagctcgcgGTAGACCAGGAAATTACCCAGGATACGACTGGGACTCCACGTTACGCCGTCTGTCCATCGCTTGATTCCCGACGAATTCTCCTCGTATATGAACACGCTCCCACTGCGTACCAGATGGCTGCGCTCTCGATCGTGCGGTCGACGCGGCACATGATGCAGCACCCCGGCCAAGCATGCTTCGAAGAGGATCAGAGCATCCTGAGTTGTCGCGACGTACCCCGTGAAGGTCGGCTCCAACACGGTCGAAGTACCATTGACCATCGTTCCTGAGTATTGTCTTTATTCTCCGCTCGTATCTTGTGCCTGAACTCTGTGGAGCGGAACCTAGTGGGAAAGAAGCCCGAGAGGGAGTTAAACCACGACGATCGAAGTTTCGAATAGTTAGCCACGGAAGAGCGAAACGataagagtatatataagcTTGAAGCTGATAAGTAGTGTAAGATTGAAAGGAGTGTCGCTGCCGCAGTAAAGGGTCCGAGGAGCAGGTTGGACGGTTCTCTTGGGAGCTCGAGCAGATCTCCTTCGACTGTTGAccgagagaaagagagaaggagagggcgcGCAAGAGACGCAAGGGAACAGAGTAAATACGTAGTTCAGAGCTGGCAGGGTAGGTGGGCGGCGACGGCGGGGGCAGATCGGGCGAGGAACGGGGAAGGCAAAATAATAACCTCAGCGTTCACTCGTAGGGACAAAAAGAGGGGTGGAATGGCCGCACAGGAAGGAGGGATTAGCCTCCGGGATCGAAGGTAGCGAGAATGACAGGTCCAGGAAGTTCACAGGTTCAGCAGGCGTACCATAGGAAGACAGGGTGGATAGCGCCAGTGTTTAAACAGCTTTCCCCCTCCAGACTACTGAGTTTCCGGCTCCCAGAATCCAGAGTTGCGAGACCCAGATCGACAGCAAGCACGGACCCGGTCTGGTCGTCTTCCTTCAAATAAAAACGCAGCGCAGCGAATGGTCGCAATGGAGCGATGAATCTGGCCCCAATTCCAGCTGGGGGGACTGGGTCGGATGGCTTGATGGAGCTTCTCTGGCTCGCTGGGTTCCACGGTCTCTGATCGGGATCGAAGACACCCTACCCAGAGCTTGGGAGAGATGAACCAAAGTTGCCAGATGAACCTGCCGGCAATTCCCTGTCTGAAGCTGCTGTCAGGAAGAAGTTAAAACCACTGCTGCAAAAACCTTAAAGCAGAACGGTCCTGAAGAATAATGGTAGATAAGGAACTGGCCAGGAGAAAGGCGGATCGCAGGACGATGGTCAGTCCGTCGTAGTCGTGGCCGTGACTGTGAGCTGATCGGTGCGCTGACACTCGAGGAAGGAATGAAGGAGGGAGTCAGTGAAGCAGTGAGCAGCACATTGTGGCAGACcagaatattattactattattaaggGAGGCAAGAGAAGAGCGAGCAGCAATACTATGATCCAAGTGATTATTATAAGATCGAGATTGGCCTGCCCAGCTTGCAGGCTCCAGAAGTAAGGAAatcccttttttttttttttaataatttttttttttttttttttttaataataatacttttttcGGTCTACGAAGTGCACCAAGATGGTGATCAGAGCGAGGATAGTAATATGAAACAAAAAcgaaaataataattcaaTAATAATTAcgagaaataataataactaatggtgatgatgaatgGCAGACTTGCTAAGGCGAGCTATGCCGGAAACGGGGTAGTGCGGGTTCGGAAACAGCCTGCAGCAGTGCAGACCATGCTCTTACGCAGCGTCTTTCTCCCTTCTGTCGTTGTCTGTTGCGACTGAGGCTAAgactgttgatgaggatgaggacgagaggCGGGGCGACCCAGAGTTGGCTGACGAGTTGAGAGCGCGGGTGGAGGCTGGATGCAACTAGTGATCccaaggagcaggagcacCGACGGTGGATCGCCTCTAGGAAATGCCCGCGAATCCAGCTGGCGATGTGCAGGCAACTCCACGGCCTCTGGACGGTGGATTCATATGACAATCGAgtctgacactgacagtCGAGCGGAGCTGGACTGgaagatactagataataaatcacTGGTGGTGAACAGCAACTGTTGACAGCGGTAGGACTATAAACCCAATCAAGCCACATCAAATGAGCCAAAACCACCGGGCTGGGAAGATCAATGAAGAATCATGGCCGGATCGTTGGCAAGGCACAGGAGCTTGACTGTGCTGGCCGTCGGcggggaaggagattgagaagcagGAACCCCGTTTTTCTGCTGGGATCTCAGCACTCACCACAATCACACACCACAATCCccttcctcaccctcacaCACCAAACAAAGCTCCCGAGATGACGTTCTCTACTCCGACTCTTCTGCCTCGTATTGTTCCGTGATCTGCCACTGATTAATATTGGCCTGGTCGGGATCTGCTCCAGTCCGAGCCCCGGCGACTAAGACGGTCGCCAGATAGATTACATTACTCCAGAGACGCGGCCCTGGAAGAGATGATGTCGATTATTGGAGGCTAGAGCAATAACCTACCTTAGTCGTCGCGGTCATCGCCCCAGTGCTACCATGGATAGTCGCCAACCAGCCCAGGGACGCGACCGGGTGGAGCGATGGTCAACTGCCCGCGCCGACTGTGGTTGGGAAGGAGGTGGGCGGATCAGCCCAAGGACGACTTGGAAGAGGATCACTTCCTTACAGACGAGCATCATCGCTGCTGAGCCAGCTGGTGCGGCGCTGCCTACAAGCGTCGAGCGCTTGAACTGCCTGGCTAGTGTCTGGAGGCCCGAGGAGCTCACTTGCCCCCTACGGTAGTCAGACTAGCTCGAGCCTACCTTAGCTCTCATATCTCCCTTTCCAAGATCTTACATCAATCGCCCATCATAACTATCGCATCGGAGATTCATTGTTTCTGGTATGTTTCACGTTCCAACCCCGGAATTGTtttccctccccctcctttctctcGATGTTCGCCTCACTTCTGTTTTTCTCGCAAGTATGGTTCTGAAAACATGGAGGAGGCGATATGGAGCTCTCCAGGCTGGTAGATTTGAGGGGTTGAGTCCAAGTGGATCATCGACTCGCAACTGCCAATGAAGCCAATGTCCCTGGCGGAGTTAAGGATGAGATGATGTGCACTGGTCATCGAGTCTTCTGGGCCGCGCTAGTCTTTTTAGTGCGCTTAGGGGCGGAGGAGCCTGGGAAGACTAGCAGACTGTGCGCGTTAGTTTTGCGACAGTGACCTTATCCCATTCCCCGGTCGTCTGAATATTGCCTCATTCAAATCTCCTGCTGCACTGCCTCCACTCGCCAACGTTATCGCATGGAGGAAGGATCCGGCTCCTGCACCGAGATGAGACACCGCGAAGTCCCTGGCAATGATGCGCAACACCCAAAGTATAACACACACTTATACACATACACAGGGCGCATCCAGCAGACACATGATATCACCGCCTCGCAAATCTCTCATTCCTGGTGTCTTGTGATAGGAACTCGCCGTCCAAATCTCGGCAGAAGAATTGGGCTGCAGGTTTTGGACGTCACTTGGGATCTGGAGAAACTAGGAATCGTTTCGCATCCTTAACCCCCTCCACAACAAATAAGAATTCAAAACGGCTTGCCCGACAAAGCTCGTCCGAGATCATTTCGTAACGTCCCAAATTGGTAAACGCGGTCCGAGCTTTGTGGAAGCCAGTGGAATCCCCAGATACCTGACTGCTCTCGATCTTGTTCTGCCCATGATAGATACAAAGAAGGAGCAACGAACGACCTTTTTTTGTGCATGAGCAGATCTCATGATTGTGGCTTGCCACGTTATCTTCGTCAGCTTCCAGAAAACTGGCCATGAGGTGATGACTGGTGATGACACGGCAGCTGTGACGAGGAGACGGATGGGAGTGACTCGCGAGTCCGCGACCAGCTGCCCAACCAACCCAGAGAATCTTAGCAAGGGGACTGTGCGCTTCTCCAAGACTAGTACTCCGTAGCCTCAGTAGCCTGCAAATTTGGATCGAAGCTGATCCTCTTCGTGTCCACTCCTGTCTTCCCATTCTTTTTTCGGGAAGCCCGGCATCTATGATCTGCGCCGCttctccaaagtccaagcAGATCAAGACGGATCATTATTGGAAGAATCCGGAACTGTTGGGACCGTCGTTGAATCGtccttattaataattaatcctGTCGGGCACATTCGGGAGGCCTACAAACTTGGAGGGTGGGTGCAGATGCGAGACTGGGAGGTCCCTGCCTTTGTTTGATGCCGATCGCCTGCTCTAAGCGAACCCTCAAGTTCTCCCAAGGAGGCTCAGACAGAGTGAGAAAGTTGACCTATCCAGCTCTTACGAGAGACACCTCCCCACTAAGGAGATATCAAGTGGCTTTTAAGTTCTACTGGAGAGGTTCCACACAGACAATGGGGGTCCGAGAGGGCAGGGGGTCTGGGGATTAGAGTTGCTTGGACTGCGAATCCTCGGTACATCGTCAGGATTCAGGGCCCATTTCTTGAGCTTATATTGGATGTTCACAAAACTTTGGCGGGAGATCCCCCGTAGATCCAGCGAGGGTTCAAGGCCCTGGTCAACGACGGTGGCAGGCCTCAAAGGGGGGGTATCTTGACAATTGTTTCCGGGAGGGGGGCTTACTCACAACCCCGGAAATACTCCTGGGCATCGAGAATAGCAAACAGAGAAGATCAGTAGTGACAGCGGACATTTAGTGAGTCCCGACAACGCGGGCGAACTCTAGACGATCACAGTTGGCGTGTGCTTGTCGAAACTCAATCCTGTCATATCGAAGTTAAGAAAGCCTTTGTCTGGGGAAATGGGTCAAATGGTTAATTTGGTCGCATTCATATGGCCTGTTTTCATTCTTACCCATGAACGACCCGAATCCTTGAACCCGGACAAACAGATGCCTTCTAAGATAAAAACGCAAGGACGAGGTAGTTAAACTGGAAGAGTTGACCCATCGTTTGGAAATGGGACTGCTGCGACAGGGGTCCTGACTCCTCGAGTTCTGGTTGTGCTATGTGTATATGGCATGCAGTTGTGTGGACAGAATTGCGCTGCATCTTTTGTTGTCAATGCATGCGCTGTACAAACTTGCATGCCTTGTGAGCTAGATGGACAGAAGCATGAACCACTGGGGAGGCAACATTCCACTCTGGCCTCGTGGCTCCCTAGACAACTCGTGACTCATGGAGTCATGACACCGTGAATTGTGGTGCTTCTGAGATTGAGAGGTAGATTCGTGGCTGGTAATTGCTCGCTACTGAAGCAGCTATCCCCACTTGCATTGAAGGTGTCTGCATCTGGTTGTGAAGGCTACAGGCGAGACGCATCGAAAGAGAATATTTGGATTTGGTCAGTTGGAGCCGTGATGTGCTCTATGATTGGGCCCGCTCGGAAGAAGCGCCTGCTTTGTTACCAAGGAGGGGAGCAGGTGGGCAAATGGTCGCCTTCCATCACTTCGTCAAGGAGTGCTTGTTATTGGCCTCCACGCTGAGGGCTTCGTATCCTGTCGGTGGATTGGCTAATGATGATGCACAACTGGTGATTTGCCCTGCCCGAAGACGGTGGCGACGCCACAGACACTGAACCGTCCACCTGGGCCAGGCGAGAACCAAGGAGCTGCATTCCGCCGTTTTCCTTGTTCGACCccctttttattttattttgtCAAACTTCTTCTTGACTGGACAATTCCATGTTGTGAAGGATGATTGGCTTGCTTCTTGGAAAGCGTTGGCGGACGTGGCGCAGGATGTGATTGAGGAGGGTTTCCCGCAGCAGACCAAGCACACTGACTGGGTTCGGTCGCTGTCAAGCCAGGTCTTACCTTCTATTCGAGAGGCAATTCCGAGGAAATAAAATGAAAAGGAGACGACAATGtggcgttggcgatggcgctgGTTCTGACGCCGTCTTTCCCGAGACAGCCCAGAGCAGAATTTTGAAAGCGCGACGAGGCTGACAGATCTCGGATTGGATCGAGCTGAACTGGTCGAACAAGTGACGGTGTTACGCCAACTGAtaagaccaagaaggccagAACAGATCGATGGGGACGATGGGGACAATGGAGACGCTGGAGATCACACACAGCCACGGGACGGGTTGAGCACTTGAGCTGGAAGACACGAACTCGCTTGCGGGCTTGGTCTTGGATCGATGGACATAATTTCGAGACACGGCAACGGAAGCCAGGAAAAAAGTGATCACCATTCACCACCCATTCTCAAGGAGCCCAAGGGGGGGAATGATGACGCCCCGTCAGGCTTGATCGTTTCATGCAGGGCACAGGTCGTTTGCGTCTCTCAATGCAGGTGGCTgattcgagaaggaggaaccCAGCAGGAGGATTGTGATGCAGTTTCAAAGATCAAGTCCCTGGCAAAAAGATAGAAAGAACCCTGGCCTCCAGGGTATTAATTCCTGGCCGATTGGACGGCTGCAATTAATTTTGTATCGGCGGATTCCCATTGGAGTGCTGGGGCATTATTGGCAGCTGAGGATGAACAGTGAAACAGAAAAGGCTGGGGGACGCTGAAGACGCGGCGGCTTGGCAAAAGCGGCGCGCTCTTGTGCACAgtgcagcagccagcaagAGCGAGGACCGCAGCTTCGTGCTCCTGATAGGTTTCCAACTACGCGAGCCTGCAtgagctcctcttcctgcgcTTCTCCACACGCTCGTTTCTTTTGTCGCTCTTCAGATTCATGGTCTGGCCTCTGGAGTCCCGACCCAGATCACCATGGGAGTCACCACTTTCGTGTCCACTGCCCACTGCCACGCCCACTAACCAGCGCTCGGTTTGATCTGCATCCTCTGAACGAGAAGGTGGTCCCCATCAATGATCTGTCTCGGAAGTTATCCACCCCCCAGCGAATCATTTGGGTTGAGATAGTCTGACATGATGCTCGTTGCGTATTTCGCAGCCATCTCCCCTTCTGGTGACCGGCTGGATGCTGCCGCTACCAATAGTCTTCTCCCTTTTGCTGACGATTAGGCTAAGCATTCATGCGGGGGCACAAAAGTGCCATCTCGTCGTGGAGGCTGTGGTGTAGCAGCGCTTCCTCCCAAGCCGAACTAGTCTCTGTCTCGACTACCTAGTGCTGAGCACAGATCCCCACAGCTTCCAACGAGAGGCAGGATGCATGTTAGACTGCCAGAGTGTAAGGACTGGAGGACTGGGGAGGGTCAGTCGTGCGACTCTACTCAGAGTCGCCTCTGCTACTGTTACTTTAGTGATCATCCCCATGCGAGACAATCGCTCTGTCTGTCCCATCAGCCTTCTGGCTTCTCGGATGAACTCCTCCAGCGAGGCAACCAACCCGAGCTTACCCCACACTGAACTGTCAGAGGCAGTATTCGTACTAGACGATCGTCTCATCTGCAAAGGTACGGGACAGGATTCCCACCTCTCAGGTGAGCCAGAGCGCCTGCCGGCCTTGCCCCCGCTGTGACACCGTTGGGATTGAACCGCTTCCATGTGAATAGTAACAATCCTGCCTGCACGAGGCGTGCCGTCCGGAATCACTTCCTTTAGCAGCAATTTCCAGGATATCAGAACGAGATAGGGCTCCTCTCCGGCTGAACCTGAGAAGCCATGATGAACTACCGCCGTCGATCAAGGTTGCAAGATCTCTAACAAAAGTCAATTAGATTTATTTCGAACCTCAGTTTCGCAGGTACCTCACAGGCTCTGAATCGCAACAATCAGCATATCCGGGCATGTGGTTACCCGAGTATTTATTGACCGCTCAACCGGGAGGCTGCTTGGTTGTAGTAAAAAACCAATATCATCCAAGACCCGGATGGCTTACTTGAATCTTACTAAATCAATTAACTACGTAGTTAGTCAATATTACAGGTGTTGATCACAGTCCTGGACAAATTAGAAGCTACATCCCAATCACCAATCCAATAGCCATCTCCTGGGTCAATTCTCCCAGAACTGTTACTCGGCCTGCAGACTCGTTGAGTAATGGGAGCAGGAGCCTGCCAATAGTGAGAGACGACTCTCCAGTCAATGACCATGTAGGGAGGAAGATTGCGGCCATGTGATAAAAGGGGTTCTCCATCTTGATACACCACTCCGTCGTCATACGTGCAACTCCAGATAACAGACAAATCCCTTGCATGAGAGTCGCTTTTCCGTGGATCTATACGGATTCACTCCCTACGACTTCACTTCGCAGCTCCGAAATGGCTGACACCCGAGCTGCAGTGGTGTCCTGGCACCTCTACCTTTCCCGGCGATATCCATTCCTCCAAGGACAGCTCTAATCCCTCAATCGATTCAAGCGGCCAAGTCCCAACCCCCCCTTCCTCAATAGCCACAAATtggtcttttcttttcttttcttgtttttttttttttttctctctaaAAAAAAGCAGAGTCTGGAGGCAAGTATCCGTTTGCCGATGAAGCATCTCCACccaacaacaaagaaaaggCCAGGCAAAAACAAAAGTCAACACTCAACACCCGACAACTGAAACAAGCCTCCTTCGCGCGGCATGCAAGTCTCGCAACGCACAGCTTCTGCCTGCCTACGCAGTGTGCACTTTTGTTTACCTCCCATGACGTAGGGTGTAGCACGCAGCTATGTCTTAGCGGCCAATGGCCACTCTTGGTGACGAAtttccgccgccgtggaggTGCACAGG encodes:
- a CDS encoding uncharacterized protein (COG:S;~EggNog:ENOG410PV1H), with protein sequence MVLNHLTAPIITSTEVPPQQPVPDTGNKPKERTAASDPNIPDHRLNVNRPCIYERRLPGNAYITAHVQRLQHGYYSTDAVSDRDIDNVDFLAVSFVFHSPDTLSHRFKAATIRASLHHPTHSHTTNRQSSSSSRSRQHRTNHPRFLMHAPHLLYGSVSPETLQWSYSLAGTLGIAQLPLIASISPAAGLNGRFSRYEMMRIQGSVRTLDGAAASQIVWTFEENTLQRSGLPREFTFAMLIAKPAPESRVQLVLEIEPILQCWFGSYPGWWLTLLRRYRAVRRKRGVDFRTSVGQRFGASVRTSSSSSSRRGFNFANLVAGFDEYVSLSGKRTMIAAGGDMQDQTDGQMPFPLPNPNPNPNPNPNPNPNPNPNPNPNPNPFQPQTPWPGDGLWPREPQNSMPRGRVRFDFQAADENADVTTTAQNRSYNSYGTGKENINSSSSNSRSRNSAQRSKPRREYYQPR
- a CDS encoding camp independent regulatory protein (COG:G,T;~EggNog:ENOG410PPE9;~InterPro:IPR018608;~PFAM:PF09729); its protein translation is MVNGTSTVLEPTFTGYVATTQDALILFEACLAGVLHHVPRRPHDRERSHLVRSGSVFIYEENSSGIKRWTDGVTWSPSRILGNFLVYRELEKPFPPGEKKRAMKKTTRRPIPTGRPGEPYPRQETNGGSYSPSPTAGGFGERSHQTDVERALVGSLVDSYGFKDMGLVKKTMSVTVSGITHHLVSYYSVDDVVRSNLLPPSTVESLKYIRPRAELTQKQSFRAPIDELEPVGIENSSDPNHSFFYRPQMMAPASYPMPTPHTDFYMHPNPYAPVTHPSQATPVPGFPLTGPGPNQQAYLPTPTAPAHIPQPQKQEDYAHLRAPASYGTGFDPLSHGAGALPSSIPASIPTLPGVINERARSQSDQSQSAYRNSSISSRSVATDATSPMDPSTPATYSRGSSFSLAGQLDGSTHSPLEHRGMSFDASIPRRESHPISAAQYYPGSERHQYYLNTPVPATHANYPVTTWATAASAQPQI